A portion of the Ricinus communis isolate WT05 ecotype wild-type chromosome 10, ASM1957865v1, whole genome shotgun sequence genome contains these proteins:
- the LOC8273447 gene encoding loricrin encodes MGCFGKRSHKKKENKNQAATPPGGRDYYPTNKTYYGTAAGKRGNVDSRDGGMVFMTGSAAAVVATSTVLGGGCGGGGGGGGGSACGGGGGGGCGGGGC; translated from the coding sequence ATGGGCTGTTTTGGTAAGCGAAGCcataagaagaaagaaaacaaaaatcaagCAGCTACTCCTCCCGGAGGACGTGATTATTATCCTACCAATAAAACTTATTACGGCACAGCAGCTGGTAAAAGAGGCAACGTTGACAGCAGAGATGGCGGAATGGTATTTATGACTGGCTCTGCTGCTGCTGTAGTAGCTACGAGTACTGTGTTAGGAGGAGGCTGTGGCGGTGGCGGTGGCGGTGGCGGTGGCAGTGCTTGTGGCGGAGGGGGTGGCGGAGGCTGTGGCGGTGGAGGCTGTTAA
- the LOC8273448 gene encoding mitochondrial uncoupling protein 1: MVADSKAKSDISFAGTFASSAFAACFAEICTIPLDTAKVRLQLQKKAVAGDGLALPKYRGMLGTVATIAREEGLSALWKGIIPGLHRQCLFGGLRIGLYEPVKTFYVGKDHVGDVPLTKKILAALTTGALGIAVANPTDLVKVRLQAEGKLPPGVPRRYSGALNAYSTIVRQEGVGALWTGIGPNIARNAIINAAELASYDQVKQTILKIPGFTDNVVTHLLSGLGAGFFAVCIGSPVDVVKSRMMGDAAYKSTFDCFVKTLKNDGPLAFYKGFIPNFGRLGSWNVIMFLTLEQAKKFVRDLESS, encoded by the exons ATATGCACAATTCCCCTGGACACTGCAAAAGTTAGACTCCAGCTCCAAAAGAAAGCTGTTGCTGGGGATGGATTGGCCCTACCTAAATATAGGGGTATGTTGGGAACAGTTGCTACCATTGCTAGGGAAGAAGGTTTATCAGCACTCTGGAAAGGCATTATACCAGGGCTTCACCGCCAATGTCTGTTTGGAGGCTTAAGGATTGGGTTATATGAGCCT GTTAAGACCTTTTATGTCGGCAAAGACCATGTTGGAGATGTTCCTTTGACCAAGAAAATTCTTGCTGCACTTACTACTG GTGCTCTGGGAATTGCTGTGGCAAATCCAACTGATCTTGTAAAAGTCAGGCTTCAGGCTGAAGGAAAATTACCACCTGGTGTGCCAAGGCGCTATTCTGGAGCTTTAAATGCTTATTCTACAATTGTGAGACAG GAGGGAGTTGGTGCACTTTGGACTGGGATTGGACCCAATATAGCACGTAATGCTATCATAAATGCTGCTGAACTTGCCAGCTATGATCAAGTAAAACAG ACAATTCTGAAGATTCCTGGATTTACAGATAATGTTGTCACTCATCTTCTTTCTGGGCTTGGGGCAGGTTTCTTTGCTGTTTGTATTGGTTCCCCAGTGGATGTG GTTAAGTCAAGAATGATGGGGGATGCTGCTTACAAGAGCACATTCGATTGTTTCGTTAAGACTTTGAAGAATGAT GGGCCTCTTGCTTTCTATAAGGGTTTTATCCCAAATTTTGGACGACTGGGGTCCTGGAATGTGATAATGTTTCTAACCTTAGAACAG GCTAAGAAATTCGTCAGAGATTTAGAATCATCTTGA